Proteins from a genomic interval of Chionomys nivalis chromosome 7, mChiNiv1.1, whole genome shotgun sequence:
- the LOC130877838 gene encoding phosphatidylethanolamine-binding protein 1: MPADISQWSGPLSLQEVDERPQHALRVAYAGVEVDELGKVLTPTQVQNRPSSISWDGLDPGKLYTLVLTDPDAPSRKDPKFREWHHFLVVNMKGNDISSGKVLSDYVGSGPPSGTGLHRYVWLVYEQDKPLNCDEPILSNRSGDHRGKFKVAAFRKKYHLGAPVAGTCYQAEWDDYVPKLYEQLSGK, translated from the coding sequence ATGCCCGCCGACATCAGCCAGTGGTCCGGGCCGCTGAGCCTGCAGGAGGTGGACGAGCGCCCTCAGCACGCGCTGCGGGTCGCCTACGCCGGGGTGGAGGTGGACGAGCTGGGCAAAGTGCTGACGCCCACCCAGGTTCAGAATAGGCCCAGCAGCATTTCGTGGGATGGCCTTGACCCAGGGAAACTCTACACCCTGGTCCTCACCGACCCGGATGCTCCCAGCAGGAAGGACCCCAAAttcagggagtggcaccattttCTGGTGGTCAACATGAAGGGCAATGACATCAGCAGCGGCAAGGTCCTCTCTGATTACGTGGGCTCTGGGCCTCCCAGTGGCACAGGCCTCCACCGCTACGTCTGGCTGGTGTACGAACAGGACAAGCCACTGAACTGTGACGAACCCATCCTCAGCAACAGGTCAGGAGATCATCGCGGCAAGTTCAAGGTGGCGGCCTTCCGCAAGAAGTATCACCTGGGAGCCCCCGTGGCAGGCACATGTTACCAGGCGGAGTGGGACGACTACGTGCCCAAGCTGTATGAGCAGCTCTCTGGGAAATAG